One Microbacterium marinum genomic window carries:
- the rph gene encoding ribonuclease PH — protein MTATTRADGRSVDQLRPVTIERGWSAHAEGSALISFGGTKVLCTASFTNGVPRWLTGKGKGWVTAEYAMLPRATNSRNDRESIKGKVGGRTHEISRLIGRALRAVVDTKALGENTIVIDCDVLQADGGTRTAAITGAYVALADAIEWGRAKGFVGKNAKALIDSVSAVSVGIIDGEPMLDLAYVEDVRAETDMNIVVTGRGLFVEVQGTAEGAPFDKRELDALLELGVAGCGSLRDEQSAALAAS, from the coding sequence ATGACCGCGACCACCCGTGCCGACGGCCGCTCCGTCGACCAGCTGCGCCCTGTCACCATCGAACGAGGGTGGAGTGCTCACGCCGAAGGGTCGGCCCTGATCTCGTTCGGGGGCACCAAGGTGCTGTGCACCGCCTCGTTCACGAACGGCGTTCCGCGGTGGCTCACCGGCAAGGGGAAGGGCTGGGTCACGGCGGAGTACGCGATGCTGCCGCGGGCGACCAATTCGCGCAACGACCGCGAGTCGATCAAGGGCAAGGTCGGCGGCCGCACCCACGAGATCTCGCGCCTCATCGGCCGCGCGCTGCGCGCCGTCGTCGACACCAAGGCGCTCGGAGAGAACACCATCGTCATCGACTGCGACGTGCTGCAGGCCGACGGCGGCACGCGTACCGCGGCGATCACCGGAGCGTACGTCGCCCTCGCCGATGCCATCGAGTGGGGTCGCGCGAAGGGCTTCGTCGGCAAGAATGCGAAGGCCCTCATCGATTCCGTCTCGGCCGTGTCGGTGGGCATCATCGACGGCGAGCCGATGCTCGACCTTGCATACGTCGAGGACGTCCGCGCCGAGACCGACATGAACATCGTCGTCACCGGTCGCGGGCTCTTCGTCGAAGTCCAGGGGACGGCTGAGGGCGCCCCCTTCGACAAGCGCGAGCTCGACGCGCTGCTGGAGCTCGGGGTCGCGGGCTGCGGCTCGCTGCGTGACGAGCAGAGCGCGGCGCTGGCGGCATCCTGA
- the rdgB gene encoding RdgB/HAM1 family non-canonical purine NTP pyrophosphatase: MTDATPRRQVVLATHNAHKVEEFGAIVAATRPDLEVIGYDGPEPVEDGVTFAANALIKARAAAAHTGLPAMADDSGISVDVLGGSPGVFSAYWAGHRKDGVANYELLLDQLSDVADPHRAAQFVSTIALVVPGGAEHVVEGVWRGRLATAPRGENGFGYDPVFLPDDADGRSAAELTPEEKNATSHRARAFVSLAPLLSAL, from the coding sequence ATGACGGATGCCACACCTCGGCGTCAGGTCGTCCTCGCGACGCACAACGCGCACAAGGTCGAGGAGTTCGGCGCGATCGTCGCGGCGACGCGTCCCGACCTCGAGGTGATCGGTTACGACGGTCCCGAGCCGGTCGAGGACGGCGTGACCTTCGCGGCGAACGCGCTGATCAAGGCGCGAGCGGCAGCGGCGCACACCGGCCTGCCTGCGATGGCGGACGATTCCGGCATCAGTGTCGACGTGCTCGGCGGCTCGCCCGGGGTGTTCTCCGCGTACTGGGCCGGGCACCGCAAGGACGGCGTCGCCAACTACGAGCTGCTCCTCGATCAGCTGTCCGACGTCGCCGACCCGCATCGCGCGGCTCAGTTCGTGTCGACGATCGCCCTCGTCGTGCCCGGTGGTGCCGAGCACGTCGTCGAGGGTGTGTGGCGCGGACGGCTCGCGACCGCGCCCCGGGGTGAGAACGGCTTCGGGTACGACCCCGTGTTCCTGCCGGACGATGCCGACGGCCGTTCCGCCGCCGAGCTCACCCCGGAAGAGAAGAACGCGACCTCGCACCGGGCGCGCGCCTTCGTGTCGTTGGCTCCGCTGCTCAGCGCGCTGTGA
- a CDS encoding cation diffusion facilitator family transporter, giving the protein MHDHAPAGIRSGHPRRLLAISLGITATVLVVQVIGAVLTGSLALLADAGHMFTDSSGLVIALIAASVAARPADERQTYGYQRAEVFGALLNAVILIALGAWIAVEAVRRLMSPADAEVQGLPMLVVAIIGLVANGVSLYVLSSAQRTSINVRGAYLEVLGDLLGSVVVLVAAAVIWVTGWMPADAVASLVIAALIVPRAISLLREVFAVLGERAPAGTRVADIRDHILGTEGVVDVHDVHVWQLTRGAPVFTAHVVVAPELFADEGAGELLSRLQTCLSHHFDVAHSTFQLEPAGHIEHDAHA; this is encoded by the coding sequence ATGCACGACCACGCGCCCGCCGGCATCCGCTCCGGGCACCCTCGTCGCCTCCTCGCGATCTCGCTCGGGATCACCGCGACCGTGCTCGTGGTGCAGGTGATCGGCGCGGTGCTGACAGGCTCGCTCGCCCTCCTCGCGGACGCCGGACACATGTTCACGGACAGCTCGGGCCTCGTGATCGCTCTGATCGCGGCGTCGGTGGCGGCGCGACCAGCCGATGAGCGCCAGACGTACGGGTATCAGCGGGCGGAGGTGTTCGGAGCCCTGCTGAACGCGGTCATCCTGATCGCGCTCGGCGCCTGGATCGCCGTCGAAGCCGTTCGGCGCCTGATGAGTCCCGCAGACGCCGAGGTGCAGGGCCTGCCGATGCTCGTGGTGGCGATCATCGGCCTCGTCGCCAACGGTGTCTCGCTCTACGTTCTGAGCAGCGCACAGCGGACGAGCATCAACGTGCGAGGAGCCTATCTCGAGGTGCTCGGCGACCTCCTGGGGTCTGTCGTCGTGCTCGTCGCTGCGGCGGTCATCTGGGTGACGGGGTGGATGCCGGCCGACGCCGTCGCCTCGCTCGTCATCGCGGCGCTGATCGTCCCCCGGGCGATCAGCCTGCTGCGCGAGGTCTTCGCCGTCTTGGGTGAGCGCGCGCCGGCGGGCACGCGCGTCGCGGACATCCGCGACCACATCCTCGGGACGGAGGGCGTGGTCGACGTGCACGACGTTCACGTCTGGCAGCTCACGCGCGGCGCGCCCGTGTTCACCGCCCACGTGGTGGTCGCACCGGAGCTGTTCGCCGACGAGGGGGCGGGGGAGCTGCTCTCGCGCCTGCAGACGTGTCTGTCGCACCACTTCGATGTGGCGCACTCGACCTTCCAGCTCGAGCCCGCGGGGCATATCGAGCACGACGCTCACGCCTGA
- a CDS encoding ATP-dependent DNA ligase: MPAAPQDVVVDGRRLRLTNLDKVMYPETGTTKGEVIDYLTRVAPVMLPHLDGRPITRIRWPDGTGEGSFFAKHLEAGAPSWVARRPIEHSTGAKDYPLADGIPTLVYLAQVASIELHVPQWRFDEEGRRQRPDRLVLDLDPGPGIGLTECAEVARWAKAILEDLGMAPLPVTSGSKGIHLYAPLDGSRTSEEISAFAKELARALEADHPDLVVSQMSKALRPGKVFLDWSQNNGKKTTIAPYSLRGRDRPTVAAPRSWDELADPDLRHLLLDEVLSRVAERGDLFAALAPAGGGPLTSYIAKRSAERTPEPVPDSPAAARQGDASRFVIQEHHARRLHYDLRLERDGVLVSWAVPRGIPDSPSKNHLAVMTEPHPMEYLDFAGDIPAGEYGAGSMSIWDAGTFTLEKWRDDEVIFTATGRDDGPLGSARLALIRTSGSGEKSQWLLHRMKTDAAGPPARPRSPRGVDRTAPGPRDLAPMLASSSTPPLARRAAERWGPWVEFKWDGVRAIGIWDGARLQLRARSGTDITGRYPELTAIDAGLGTRPCVVDGEIVALDERNRPSFSLLQHRIHLTGRAEIEREARRIPVQFMLFDVLEIDGTDAAPLPLAQRRELLEAVAGSAIDAIVVPPVADDVDDALATAERLGLEGVVVKDPSSTYRRGQRSEHWLKVKLTLMQDVVIGGIRPGKGGRSGTIGSLLMGIPGPDGLRYVGRVGSGFSDATLARLTALLEPLRDDVNPFVDIGAVEASDALWVRPEVVGEVEYAEATPNGTLRHARWRGIRPDKAPAEVEAEA, translated from the coding sequence ATGCCAGCCGCTCCGCAGGACGTCGTCGTCGACGGACGTCGCCTGCGGCTCACCAATCTCGACAAGGTCATGTACCCCGAGACGGGCACGACCAAGGGCGAGGTGATCGACTACCTGACCCGGGTGGCCCCCGTCATGCTGCCGCACCTCGACGGGCGGCCCATCACCCGCATCCGATGGCCCGACGGCACCGGCGAAGGGTCGTTCTTCGCGAAGCACCTCGAAGCGGGCGCGCCGTCCTGGGTCGCACGCCGGCCCATCGAGCACTCGACGGGCGCGAAGGACTATCCGCTCGCCGACGGCATCCCCACCCTCGTGTACCTCGCCCAGGTCGCGTCCATCGAGCTCCACGTCCCCCAGTGGCGTTTCGACGAGGAGGGGCGACGACAGCGTCCCGACCGTCTCGTCCTCGACCTCGACCCGGGTCCCGGCATCGGACTGACCGAGTGCGCCGAGGTCGCTCGATGGGCGAAGGCGATCCTCGAAGACCTCGGCATGGCACCGCTGCCGGTCACCAGTGGGAGCAAAGGCATCCACCTGTACGCGCCGCTCGACGGTTCGCGGACGAGCGAGGAGATCAGCGCGTTCGCCAAGGAACTCGCGCGCGCCCTCGAGGCCGACCATCCCGACCTCGTGGTCAGTCAGATGTCGAAGGCGCTCCGGCCCGGCAAGGTGTTCCTCGACTGGAGCCAGAACAACGGCAAGAAGACGACGATCGCACCGTACTCGCTCCGCGGTCGAGACCGTCCCACCGTCGCCGCTCCCCGCTCCTGGGACGAACTGGCGGACCCCGACCTCCGGCACCTCCTTCTCGACGAGGTGCTCAGCCGCGTCGCGGAGCGCGGCGATCTGTTCGCCGCACTCGCGCCTGCCGGAGGCGGACCCTTGACGTCGTACATCGCGAAGCGATCGGCCGAGCGCACCCCCGAGCCTGTGCCTGACTCCCCCGCCGCGGCCCGCCAGGGAGATGCCTCCCGCTTCGTCATCCAGGAGCATCACGCCCGCCGGCTCCACTACGACCTGCGACTGGAACGGGACGGGGTACTCGTCAGCTGGGCGGTGCCCCGCGGCATCCCGGACTCGCCCTCGAAGAACCACCTCGCCGTGATGACCGAACCGCATCCGATGGAGTATCTCGACTTCGCCGGTGACATCCCCGCCGGCGAGTATGGCGCCGGGTCGATGTCGATCTGGGACGCCGGCACGTTCACGCTGGAGAAGTGGCGCGATGACGAAGTGATCTTCACCGCGACCGGGCGGGACGACGGCCCCCTCGGCTCGGCGCGACTCGCCCTCATCCGCACGAGCGGGAGCGGTGAGAAGTCGCAGTGGCTCCTGCACCGGATGAAGACGGATGCCGCCGGCCCGCCGGCCCGCCCGCGGTCCCCCCGCGGGGTCGACAGGACCGCTCCCGGGCCACGCGACCTCGCTCCGATGCTCGCGAGCTCGTCCACACCCCCGCTCGCGCGCCGCGCCGCCGAGCGCTGGGGACCGTGGGTGGAGTTCAAGTGGGACGGTGTTCGGGCGATCGGCATCTGGGACGGCGCGCGACTGCAGCTCCGTGCCCGCAGCGGGACAGACATCACCGGCCGATACCCCGAGCTGACGGCGATCGATGCCGGTCTGGGAACGCGACCGTGCGTGGTCGACGGCGAGATCGTCGCGCTCGACGAACGGAATCGGCCGAGCTTCTCCCTCCTGCAGCACCGGATACATCTCACCGGGCGAGCCGAGATCGAGCGCGAGGCCCGGCGGATCCCCGTGCAGTTCATGCTGTTCGACGTGCTCGAGATCGACGGGACGGATGCCGCCCCGCTCCCCCTCGCACAGCGTCGCGAGCTCCTGGAGGCGGTGGCAGGCAGCGCGATCGACGCGATCGTCGTCCCTCCCGTCGCGGACGACGTCGACGACGCCCTCGCGACGGCGGAGCGGCTCGGCTTGGAAGGCGTCGTGGTGAAGGACCCGTCGTCGACCTACCGCAGGGGGCAGCGGAGCGAGCATTGGCTGAAGGTGAAGCTGACGCTGATGCAGGACGTGGTCATCGGCGGCATCCGTCCCGGCAAGGGCGGTCGATCCGGCACGATCGGTTCGCTGCTGATGGGAATCCCGGGGCCGGACGGCCTCCGCTACGTGGGCCGGGTCGGGTCGGGCTTCAGTGACGCGACGCTGGCGCGACTGACGGCACTCCTCGAACCGCTGCGCGACGACGTGAACCCGTTCGTCGACATCGGTGCGGTCGAGGCGTCCGACGCCCTGTGGGTCCGGCCGGAAGTGGTCGGCGAGGTCGAGTACGCCGAGGCGACGCCGAACGGCACCCTGCGGCATGCCCGCTGGCGCGGCATCCGACCCGATAAGGCACCCGCGGAGGTGGAAGCCGAAGCTTGA
- a CDS encoding Ku protein: protein MRAIWKGALTFGLVNVPVKVYSATEDHDVSLHQVHAADGGRIRYQRICEIDGEVVPYADIDKAYDDGERTVVLTSDDFAALPSERSREIEVVEFVPTEQIDLLTLDKAYYLEPDSSSPKAYVLLRRTLEQTDRTAIVRFALRQKTRLAALRVRGDVLVLQTLLWADEVREVSFPSLEETVRISSKELELSASLVDSFSSDFDPTEFTDEYQQELRTLIEAKLEKGDAFDTAETFGEKTDAAGGEVIDLMEALRASVEKSRAARSGKAAAGDDAKPAAKKKPAKKKAS, encoded by the coding sequence ATGAGAGCGATCTGGAAAGGTGCGCTGACCTTCGGGCTCGTGAACGTCCCCGTCAAGGTGTACTCGGCGACGGAGGACCACGACGTGTCGTTGCACCAGGTGCACGCGGCCGACGGCGGTCGCATCCGATATCAGCGGATCTGCGAGATCGACGGCGAGGTGGTGCCGTATGCCGACATCGACAAGGCCTACGACGACGGCGAGCGGACAGTGGTCCTCACGTCCGACGACTTCGCTGCGCTCCCCAGTGAGCGCAGCCGTGAGATCGAGGTCGTCGAGTTCGTGCCGACCGAGCAGATCGACCTGCTGACCCTCGACAAGGCCTACTACCTCGAACCCGACTCGAGCTCTCCGAAGGCGTACGTTCTGCTGCGGCGGACACTCGAACAGACCGATCGCACCGCGATCGTCCGCTTCGCGCTCCGCCAGAAGACGCGGCTCGCCGCGCTCCGCGTCCGGGGCGACGTGCTCGTGCTGCAGACGCTCCTGTGGGCCGACGAGGTGCGGGAGGTGTCGTTCCCGTCGCTGGAGGAGACGGTGCGGATCTCCAGCAAGGAGCTCGAACTCTCGGCATCCCTCGTCGACAGCTTCTCGAGCGACTTCGACCCGACCGAATTCACCGACGAGTACCAGCAGGAGCTGCGCACGCTGATCGAGGCGAAGCTCGAGAAGGGCGACGCGTTCGACACCGCGGAGACGTTCGGTGAGAAGACGGATGCCGCGGGCGGCGAGGTCATCGACCTGATGGAGGCCCTGCGGGCCAGCGTCGAGAAGAGCCGGGCCGCGCGGTCGGGCAAGGCCGCTGCCGGCGACGACGCGAAGCCCGCGGCGAAGAAGAAGCCGGCGAAGAAGAAGGCATCGTGA
- a CDS encoding VTT domain-containing protein — protein sequence MHPFALIPWLDPETIINAAGPWALVVVCFIVFAETGLLVGFLLPGDTLLIMAGLLSNPVTHAPNGVFGVNVWVVGLLIGLAAFVGGEVGYLIGRKGGPAVFERKESGLFSRSNVERTNAFFERYGGVTVILARFVPIVRTFAPVAAGVGKMSWHKYSLYNLIGAVLWGFGLTVIGYLVSLIPGVGEFVAEYIDVILLVAVAGTIVFIVWHYFAEKRKVRREMAAGPDGVTDAAEAQELVLEREAFDERPDDERPTR from the coding sequence GTGCACCCTTTCGCTCTGATCCCCTGGCTCGACCCCGAGACGATCATCAACGCGGCCGGCCCGTGGGCCCTCGTCGTGGTCTGTTTCATCGTCTTCGCCGAGACGGGTCTGCTCGTCGGCTTCCTCCTCCCGGGCGACACGCTGCTGATCATGGCGGGGCTCCTCTCCAACCCGGTGACCCACGCACCCAACGGCGTCTTCGGCGTCAACGTGTGGGTGGTGGGCCTCCTCATCGGCCTCGCCGCGTTCGTCGGCGGAGAAGTGGGCTACCTGATCGGCCGCAAGGGCGGACCGGCGGTGTTCGAGCGCAAGGAATCGGGCCTGTTCAGCCGCAGCAACGTCGAACGCACCAACGCGTTCTTCGAGCGGTACGGCGGCGTGACGGTCATCCTCGCGCGCTTCGTGCCCATCGTGCGCACGTTCGCACCCGTCGCCGCCGGCGTCGGCAAGATGTCGTGGCACAAGTACTCGCTGTACAACCTCATCGGCGCCGTCCTCTGGGGCTTCGGGCTCACGGTGATCGGCTACCTCGTGAGCCTCATCCCGGGCGTCGGCGAGTTCGTCGCCGAGTACATCGACGTGATCCTGCTCGTCGCTGTCGCCGGGACGATCGTCTTCATCGTCTGGCACTACTTCGCCGAGAAGCGGAAGGTCCGCCGTGAGATGGCGGCCGGTCCCGACGGCGTGACCGACGCGGCTGAGGCGCAGGAGCTCGTCCTCGAGCGCGAGGCCTTCGACGAGCGCCCTGACGACGAGCGCCCGACCCGCTGA
- a CDS encoding ATPase, T2SS/T4P/T4SS family, whose translation MSFATVTGPRTGLDVVAERVRERLRSEEVDPARDPDRAAHIARSEVRRHNDFALARGVDVIDDEAASVRALLASVAGYGPVQALLDDPEVEEIWINAPDRIYVARGGRSERAPLVLSETAVRDLVERMLQATGRRVDLSQPFVDASLPDGSRLHVVIPDTGGVKYS comes from the coding sequence ATGAGCTTCGCGACCGTGACAGGCCCCCGGACAGGGCTCGACGTCGTCGCCGAGCGCGTGCGGGAACGACTCCGCTCGGAGGAGGTCGATCCGGCTCGTGACCCCGACCGCGCCGCGCACATCGCGCGCAGCGAGGTGCGTCGGCACAACGACTTCGCCCTCGCACGCGGCGTCGACGTGATCGACGACGAGGCGGCATCCGTTCGTGCCCTCCTCGCCTCCGTCGCAGGCTACGGGCCCGTGCAGGCGCTGCTCGACGACCCGGAGGTCGAGGAGATCTGGATCAATGCGCCGGATCGCATCTATGTCGCCCGAGGTGGCCGGAGCGAACGAGCCCCGCTGGTGCTCAGCGAGACCGCGGTGCGAGACCTCGTCGAGCGGATGCTGCAGGCCACGGGGCGCCGCGTCGACCTCAGCCAACCGTTCGTCGACGCCTCCCTTCCCGACGGCTCACGCCTGCACGTCGTGATCCCGGACACTGGCGGAGTCAAATATTCGTAA
- a CDS encoding GNAT family N-acetyltransferase, with protein MLLRPPADADVPGVFAVHRDPAVYRHDPQETHPDPDHTARFLAPMRAHWAEHGFGYWAVLVPSAVWPDGVAGADSDDADRVLAGLGGIQHHTLAGRPVLNVYYRFARAAQGRGLARIVLDRAIEIAPLVATGVDIVVRTRPASTVARHVAERAGFIDEGLEPGSTDMQMLRRRAWHR; from the coding sequence GTGCTGCTGCGCCCACCCGCCGACGCCGACGTTCCGGGGGTGTTCGCCGTCCACCGCGACCCAGCCGTCTATCGGCACGACCCGCAGGAGACCCATCCCGACCCCGATCACACCGCCAGGTTCCTCGCCCCGATGCGCGCCCACTGGGCCGAGCACGGGTTCGGTTATTGGGCGGTGCTCGTGCCGAGCGCGGTGTGGCCCGACGGCGTCGCGGGAGCCGACAGCGATGACGCCGACCGGGTGCTCGCGGGCCTCGGCGGCATCCAGCACCACACGCTGGCCGGCCGGCCAGTGCTCAACGTCTACTACCGGTTCGCCAGAGCGGCCCAGGGCCGTGGTCTGGCCAGGATCGTACTCGACCGCGCTATAGAGATCGCGCCGCTCGTCGCAACCGGAGTGGACATCGTCGTACGCACCCGACCGGCGAGCACAGTAGCGCGGCATGTCGCCGAGCGCGCCGGATTCATCGACGAAGGACTGGAACCAGGTAGCACCGACATGCAGATGCTGCGACGCAGGGCCTGGCACCGATAG
- the helR gene encoding RNA polymerase recycling motor ATPase HelR → MNRTGHDVFDLPERLAAKGDPALIGADRDQFAAIAASLAGQRAQTTARLDELRRSPGGSGQAAMERDLEIHRLTAHLRMLRRFDIDLCLGRMSAADGGPPVYIGRTGLTDGYGRRLLTDWRAPAAEPFFAATLQNPMGLASRRRYRWTGGRVTDYWDEALTAAGLENDAALDDQSAFIATLGAHRSSRMRDVLATIQADQDAIIRTDSRGALVVDGGPGTGKTVVALHRAAHLLYSEPRLTQGGGGMLFVGPTPAYLAYVEDVLPSLGEENVRMCTLRDLVPEGAAACDEPDPRVARLKETLDAAALIEAVLRARVRPPRRAVQVETPWADLIIGRAQWDEAFDAADPGAPVNEARDEVWEEVLEILAAQLDNPEVPAHVVQRWLRQDDELTSVFVRAWPLLDPAGLVASLWSSPDLLRRCAPQLSADDVELLQRADPYAWTLADLPLLDAARRRIGDPEDVRSRHRREAVVAAAQDQMSHVIEDLVESDDSEMRIMSILRGQDAQNVLAGVDAPPVADPDLLAGPFAHIVVDEAQELTDAQWRMLLRRCPSRSFTIVGDRAQARHGFPGTWQERLERIGFRDVRQSSLNINYRTPEEIMAVAEPFIRAAIPEANVPTSVRSSGIPVAFAAATARDAILTEWLDDHADGVACVIGDPGFTGSGRVRSLNPEGAKGLEFDLVIIVDPEKFGDGITGAVDRYVAMTRSTERLAVLTTAPTDAGRNRAGDGRGDSITAQQAVPMRHDRPRREVSGSTPLP, encoded by the coding sequence ATGAACAGGACCGGACACGACGTCTTCGATCTGCCCGAACGCCTCGCCGCGAAAGGCGATCCGGCCCTCATCGGGGCCGACCGTGACCAGTTCGCGGCGATCGCCGCGAGCCTCGCCGGCCAACGAGCGCAGACGACCGCGAGGCTCGACGAATTGCGCCGGTCTCCGGGCGGCTCGGGGCAGGCGGCGATGGAACGTGATCTGGAGATCCATCGGCTGACCGCTCACCTGCGGATGCTGCGCAGGTTCGACATCGATCTGTGCCTGGGACGGATGAGCGCGGCCGATGGTGGCCCTCCCGTCTACATCGGACGAACCGGGCTGACCGACGGGTACGGTAGGCGGCTTCTGACCGACTGGCGGGCTCCCGCCGCCGAGCCATTCTTCGCCGCCACGCTGCAGAACCCGATGGGGCTTGCCAGCCGGCGCCGCTACCGGTGGACCGGCGGACGGGTGACCGACTACTGGGATGAGGCGCTCACCGCTGCAGGGCTCGAGAACGATGCCGCACTCGATGATCAGTCGGCGTTCATCGCCACTCTCGGCGCGCACCGGTCGTCACGGATGCGGGACGTGCTCGCGACGATCCAGGCCGACCAGGATGCCATCATCCGGACCGACTCCCGTGGCGCCCTCGTGGTCGACGGCGGACCCGGCACCGGCAAGACCGTCGTCGCCCTGCACCGGGCCGCGCACCTGCTCTACTCCGAGCCGCGTCTGACCCAGGGCGGGGGCGGGATGCTGTTCGTCGGCCCCACCCCGGCGTATCTCGCCTACGTCGAGGACGTGCTGCCCAGCCTCGGTGAGGAGAACGTGCGGATGTGCACGCTGCGCGATCTCGTCCCCGAAGGCGCCGCCGCCTGCGACGAGCCCGACCCGCGCGTGGCCAGGCTCAAAGAGACGTTGGATGCGGCCGCGCTGATCGAGGCGGTCTTGCGGGCCCGGGTCCGTCCGCCGCGCCGAGCGGTCCAGGTCGAGACGCCGTGGGCGGATCTGATCATCGGCAGAGCCCAGTGGGACGAGGCCTTCGACGCCGCGGACCCCGGCGCCCCGGTCAACGAGGCGCGCGACGAGGTGTGGGAGGAGGTGCTGGAGATTCTTGCCGCTCAGCTGGACAATCCGGAGGTCCCGGCGCACGTGGTGCAGCGCTGGCTGCGGCAGGACGACGAGCTCACCAGCGTCTTCGTGCGAGCATGGCCGTTGCTGGACCCCGCCGGCCTCGTCGCGAGCTTGTGGTCGTCGCCCGACCTCCTCCGGCGATGCGCTCCGCAGCTCTCCGCCGACGACGTGGAACTGCTTCAGCGTGCGGACCCCTACGCGTGGACTCTCGCCGACCTTCCGCTCCTGGATGCCGCCCGCCGGCGCATCGGCGACCCGGAGGACGTGCGGAGCCGGCATCGCCGCGAAGCGGTCGTCGCGGCCGCCCAGGACCAGATGTCGCACGTGATCGAGGATCTCGTCGAGAGCGACGACAGCGAGATGCGGATCATGTCGATTCTGCGCGGTCAGGACGCGCAGAACGTCCTCGCCGGCGTGGACGCGCCACCGGTTGCAGACCCTGACCTGCTCGCGGGTCCGTTCGCCCACATCGTGGTCGACGAGGCGCAGGAGCTCACCGACGCGCAGTGGCGGATGCTGCTGCGCCGTTGCCCGTCGCGCAGCTTCACTATCGTCGGCGACCGCGCCCAGGCCAGGCACGGCTTCCCCGGGACCTGGCAGGAACGCCTGGAGCGGATTGGGTTCCGGGACGTCCGCCAGTCGTCGCTCAACATCAACTACCGCACGCCCGAGGAGATCATGGCGGTCGCCGAACCGTTCATCCGCGCCGCCATCCCGGAGGCCAATGTGCCGACCTCGGTGCGCAGCAGCGGCATCCCGGTCGCCTTCGCCGCGGCGACCGCACGCGACGCGATCCTGACCGAGTGGTTGGACGATCACGCCGACGGCGTCGCCTGTGTCATCGGCGATCCCGGATTCACCGGCTCCGGGCGCGTGCGATCGCTGAATCCCGAGGGGGCGAAGGGACTCGAGTTCGACCTCGTCATCATCGTCGATCCGGAGAAGTTCGGCGACGGCATCACCGGCGCGGTCGACCGGTACGTCGCGATGACCCGCTCAACCGAACGGCTCGCCGTCCTCACCACCGCACCGACCGATGCAGGGCGCAACCGAGCGGGGGATGGGCGGGGCGACAGCATCACTGCCCAACAAGCGGTACCAATGCGGCATGACCGCCCGCGTCGCGAGGTGAGCGGCTCAACACCCTTGCCTTAA